The following is a genomic window from Citrifermentans bemidjiense Bem.
AGTGGGATTGCGGCAAGGACCGCTATGATGATAGCCATGGTAATGATGGTGGCCGACATCCTGGCTGAGACGGAGTTGGTCTTCTCCACCATCTTCGCCTGAATATCCGCGGTGTTTTTTACCAGCTCTTCACCGGTTTTCAGTTCCTTGTCGGCCGCGACCTTGACCATTTCCAGCGCTTTTTTCGCCTTGTCATTGCTTTCGATGATCTTCATTTGTGCCGCGATAATCCGCTCCACCGAAGCTTCCGCGGCATGGATTGATGTGCTTGCTGCATCGACATTTCTTAGTGCTGCCGTCTGTTTCAGTAAAGCAAGCTCCTTGCGTCCCCGGATAATGTTCTGACCGATTTGGGCAAAGAGGGAACGAAGCTCACCGGCAGAGGTGTTGGCGTCTTTTGCCGCTTCGCTTAGCATCAAGGAGCGAAGTTTTCCATCGATCGACTTCGTTGCAATCGTAGCGGCGTTTATCGTTGCGCCTACACCGTCGATCCGCTGATTGGTCGACATGGCCGAATCCACATCTTTGCGGTTCTTTTCGGCGCGGAGTTCCATTCGTCCTACGGCTGTGGTCAAACCGGGAATCAGTTCAAGCAGACGGTTATTGAGTGCTCTCTTTTCTTCTTGGAATTTTTCCCCCGAATCCCTGCCCGAAAGCATTGCCTGCTTCAAGGCGACCAAACCGGTGTCTGGCTTTGTAACCTGCTGATAAATGGCCTCCATCGATTTCTTAACTTCGACGACCTCCGGATCAGTGCTGGTAACTGCCTGGATTACAGTGTTAGCGCTCCTGAGCTTGGACTTATTGGCAAGTATTTCAGACGTACCCTTGGCGGCATCCAGATCCTTCAGAATGACCTGCACCTCTTTCAGCGTTATGACGACGTCTTTCACTTGCTGGGCCGAGGTAAAGATCTGGACTGACGAATTCACCGAAGTGGAAACCTGCTTTGATCCGCTTGCGTTAAGGGTCTGCATATCCCGCCGCACCCCCCCCAATGATTGCTCTACGCTCTGGATGGCATCATTAACCTTGCGGGACTCCTGTTGAAAGTTGTCCAGGCTCCGGATCCGTTCGTCGGTCGCTCGCTTCACATCGTTGTAAACAGTGTTTATCACCGTAACATCGATGGCCCCGGCGTGCTCCTTGTCGAGCGCCTTTATCCCCTCCAGAGCCGTCTGAACTGTCTTGAGTCGATCATCCACCGCTGAGGAAAGCTCCGTCACCTCCCGCTTATCGTTTGCGACCCCTAGGCGCAACAGCACTCCGGTGAGCGATTCGATGGAGCGCTGCAGTTCCGTAGTCTTGATCTGCAGAGGAGTGGAGCGGTGGGTCAGTTGAGAGACGATCCCCCGGATGTTGTAAATGGAATGGATGCTCAGAGAAGCGAGGATAGCCAGGCCTCCAAACATCACTGCCGCACTGAGATAGAGCCAAGACCGGGTTTTCATTGATTATCTCCTACTTCTTATAAATGCCGCAGCTCAGAACCTGTTCGTCTATCTTCTTGAAATAGGTGGTTTTTGCTCAAGGGGCTTCGTTCTTGGGATGGATGGTCCTGTAATCGACCGCGTGGTTCATTGTGGTTATTTTTTAAAGATGCCACAACCTATTGCCAGCTCTCCAGCCCGCTCCACGTAGGTACTCTTCTGTTCCATCGCCTTGGTCTTGGGACTCTGGGTCACGTAGTCGACCCAACCTGATTTGTTGGCTTTGGCCAGTTCTACGATTTCCTTGCGAAACTTTTTGCCATTGGAATCAGGGACCTCGAGCAGGTTCTGGCCGACAAGATTTTGCTTGGGGGCATTGGCGACCAAAGTGCCGTCAAAGGTAAAGGCAATAATATATTGCTCACCTTGCCCAAACTGGCTCTTGGGATCATTGAAAGCATCAAGGGCCTTTTCCAAACCATTTGCGTTGTAATAGGCGACTGCTGCTTTCACCATTTCCATGGCTTTCTCACGCTCACCAGCAAAGGTAACTGTTGAACCGAGTAAAAGTGTGACTATCGCCATTACAATAATCTTCTGCATTCTTTTCATTTGAGATCTCCTTGGTTAGTTGCTGTATTACAGCAGTTACTGGATATGCGGCAGAAATGCCAAAAGGGTGCGAAATTCTTTATAGCTCTATATCGGTGTGAATGGACCCGAACTTTAAACAAAACACCGCTTCTCCTTGATGAGAAGAAAAAGAGAGTTTTTTGCCGGCTATGCCAGTGTTATTTAAATGCCTGTTGGTAACAGTTGACATTCACCGGCAGTCGGCCCACTTGCAAGTGGCCTTAAATGCCACTGCCTTAATACCGGCCATCATTGCGCTGAACGTTGTCTTGATAGGGGGAGAGGGAAACAGAAAGGAACTCTATACATGGGGGCTGGAGGCACCTGCTTTTACCTGTGTTCCTCCAAATCCATGCGGCCCAGGCGCTGCAGCCAGTAGGCGATAAGCAGACAGATCAGCGCCCACACTGACCCTATTGTCCAACCGGCAAGGACGTCGGTGGGCCAGTGGACTCCCAGGTAGACCCGGCTCGCCCCTACAATGAAAGTTAGCAGTATAGCCAGGAACATCAGGTAGGCTCTAACCGCGTGGTTGGGTTGCACCCGTGCGAGCAGGGCGCCAAGGGTCAGGTAGGTCGCTGCGGCAAGAAGGGCATGGCCGCTGGGAAAGCTTTGAGAGGTGGTATAGGCGAGGGGGGATACAAGATCCGGCCGCGGACGGTCGTAGTGGAGCTTCAGGAAAGTGCTCAAGGTTCCGCCGCCGATAGTCGCGGCAAATAGAAGCAGGATGGTCCGGTAATTTCCCTTCAAAAACAGGAAACCTGCGGTGGCCAGCAAGATGAAGGTCAACACTCCGTCTCCGCCAAAGGCCGTGAAGTCGCGGGCTGTCTCCTCCACCCACCTTGGGCCGATGGGGTCGTGGGGAGCATCTGGGGTACGCATGGCCAATAAAATGGCCCGGTCAAAGGAACCCGGCTCTCCCCGGATCTCATCCGCAAGCTCCGCGAAAGCCCACAACCCGCTTACCACCACGA
Proteins encoded in this region:
- a CDS encoding methyl-accepting chemotaxis protein, translating into MKTRSWLYLSAAVMFGGLAILASLSIHSIYNIRGIVSQLTHRSTPLQIKTTELQRSIESLTGVLLRLGVANDKREVTELSSAVDDRLKTVQTALEGIKALDKEHAGAIDVTVINTVYNDVKRATDERIRSLDNFQQESRKVNDAIQSVEQSLGGVRRDMQTLNASGSKQVSTSVNSSVQIFTSAQQVKDVVITLKEVQVILKDLDAAKGTSEILANKSKLRSANTVIQAVTSTDPEVVEVKKSMEAIYQQVTKPDTGLVALKQAMLSGRDSGEKFQEEKRALNNRLLELIPGLTTAVGRMELRAEKNRKDVDSAMSTNQRIDGVGATINAATIATKSIDGKLRSLMLSEAAKDANTSAGELRSLFAQIGQNIIRGRKELALLKQTAALRNVDAASTSIHAAEASVERIIAAQMKIIESNDKAKKALEMVKVAADKELKTGEELVKNTADIQAKMVEKTNSVSARMSATIITMAIIIAVLAAIPLLYTIRRINSSLSRVTDMVRDIAEGEGDITKRLDEGGKDEFAVLSHWFNVFLNKLNAILQQVSSTTADVSAASSTLLDSSRQISKAAESVAAQGASAGTASEEMAATAADISNNCHTVADNSRSADDAAQSGAAVLRETLTVMGSIAEKVNRSAETVSTLGQRGDQIGAIVATIQDIADQTNLLALNAAIEAARAGEQGRGFAVVADEVRSLAERTTEATREIGEMIHGIQSDTQMAVRSMAEGVKQVEAGTEKASESGQALQLILEQIASLNLQISQIATAAEQQTATTIEINTAIQHMTDEVSVTANGAQHTTDAASKLSEQATTLSHLVGQFKLSM
- a CDS encoding cache domain-containing protein, which gives rise to MKRMQKIIVMAIVTLLLGSTVTFAGEREKAMEMVKAAVAYYNANGLEKALDAFNDPKSQFGQGEQYIIAFTFDGTLVANAPKQNLVGQNLLEVPDSNGKKFRKEIVELAKANKSGWVDYVTQSPKTKAMEQKSTYVERAGELAIGCGIFKK
- a CDS encoding phosphatase PAP2 family protein, coding for MVRRFLLQLRPLLEPRRRPELWSLIAVFVVVSGLWAFAELADEIRGEPGSFDRAILLAMRTPDAPHDPIGPRWVEETARDFTAFGGDGVLTFILLATAGFLFLKGNYRTILLLFAATIGGGTLSTFLKLHYDRPRPDLVSPLAYTTSQSFPSGHALLAAATYLTLGALLARVQPNHAVRAYLMFLAILLTFIVGASRVYLGVHWPTDVLAGWTIGSVWALICLLIAYWLQRLGRMDLEEHR